One genomic segment of Mastomys coucha isolate ucsf_1 unplaced genomic scaffold, UCSF_Mcou_1 pScaffold22, whole genome shotgun sequence includes these proteins:
- the Wfdc1 gene encoding WAP four-disulfide core domain protein 1 isoform X1 gives MGNCGRQVLWALGFLLLLGFSSAQGIWEAMLPARLAEKSRTEEVAATGSRQPHADRCPPPPRTLPPGACQATRCQADSECPRHRRCCYNGCAYACLEAVPPPPVLDWLVQPKPRWLGGNGWLLDGPEEVLQAEACSTTEDGAEPLLCPSGYECHILWPGDAAQGIPNHGQCVKQRRQAEGRVLRQRIHKEYPGGDSKNVAEPGKGQQRHFP, from the exons ATGGGTAACTGCGGCAGACAGGTCCTTTGGGCTCTGGGTTTCCTGCTGCTTCTGGGCTTCAGCTCTGCACAGGGCATTTGGGAGGCCATGCTGCCGGCCAGGCTGGCCGAGAAGTCCCGA ACTGAAGAAGTTGCAGCGACAGGCTCCAGGCAGCCCCACGCAGACCGCTGCCCACCACCCCCACGGACACTGCCCCCGGGGGCCTGTCAGGCCACACGCTGCCAGGCTGACTCTGAGTGCCCACGACACAGGCGCTGTTGCTACAATGGCTGTGCctatgcctgcctggaggcaGTGCCACCTCCGCCAG TTCTAGACTGGCTGGTGCAGCCCAAACCACGATGGCTTGGTGGCAACGGCTGGCTGCTGGATGGTCCTGAGGAAGTGTTACAAG CAGAGGCTTGCAGCACCACTGAGGACGGGGCAGAGCCACTCCTCTGTCCCTCAGGCTATGAGTGCCACATCCTGTGGCCAGGGGACGCAGCCCAGGGCATACCCAACCATGGACAGTGTGTTAAGCAACGCCGGCAAGCAG AGGGGCGGGTCCTACGGCAGAGGATTCACAAGGAATATCCAG